In the genome of Ignavibacteriales bacterium, one region contains:
- a CDS encoding DUF3347 domain-containing protein, whose product MKNIFALIVLALIFTVSVAAQDSSDHKHMDMKNTHHDMKSMDKTQQEITRNIDPKTAASIKEIVGYYLQLKDALVNDKSKDAAAAGKEIIDAFEKLDKNFLSPEQKELYVEVEEDAKEMAEHIGDNAGNIEHQREHFDMLSADIYDLVKEFGGGQTLYKIYCSMYNDKKGAIWLSESKTIKNPYYGKKMLTCGTVEEEIK is encoded by the coding sequence ATGAAAAACATCTTTGCTCTAATAGTACTTGCATTAATTTTTACTGTTTCCGTTGCCGCGCAGGATTCATCAGATCATAAACATATGGATATGAAAAATACTCATCATGATATGAAATCTATGGATAAGACTCAGCAAGAAATTACCCGCAATATAGATCCTAAAACGGCGGCATCAATTAAAGAAATTGTTGGGTATTATCTGCAGCTAAAGGACGCATTGGTAAATGACAAATCAAAAGATGCTGCAGCGGCCGGCAAAGAAATAATTGACGCATTTGAAAAGCTGGATAAAAATTTCTTAAGCCCGGAGCAAAAAGAATTATATGTTGAAGTTGAAGAAGATGCTAAAGAAATGGCAGAACACATAGGCGATAATGCCGGTAATATAGAGCATCAGCGTGAACATTTTGATATGCTTAGCGCAGATATCTACGATCTGGTAAAAGAATTTGGCGGCGGACAAACATTATATAAGATTTACTGCTCTATGTATAATGATAAGAAAGGAGCAATTTGGCTAAGTGAATCAAAAACCATAAAAAATCCCTATTATGGTAAAAAGATGCTTACCTGCGGTACTGTTGAGGAAGAAATAAAATGA
- a CDS encoding heme-binding domain-containing protein, translated as MISKNVIKKIAHWILLSLIIIFIAIQFIRPDRSNISGQTLQTDISKTFNIPDSEFSILKNACYDCHSNNTNYPWYSNIQPVGWLLAQDIKNGKAQINFSEFGSLSRRRQISKLRGIENQIKDGTMPLPAYRLLHKQAQLTTEQKKLLINWFRETRDSISLNK; from the coding sequence ATGATTTCCAAAAATGTTATAAAAAAAATAGCACATTGGATATTGTTGTCTTTGATAATCATATTTATTGCGATACAATTTATTAGACCTGACCGCAGCAATATTAGTGGGCAGACTTTACAAACAGATATTTCAAAAACGTTCAACATTCCTGATAGTGAATTTTCTATTTTAAAGAATGCTTGTTATGATTGTCATAGTAACAACACAAACTATCCATGGTATTCCAATATTCAACCGGTCGGATGGTTATTAGCTCAGGATATTAAGAATGGAAAAGCTCAGATTAATTTCAGCGAATTTGGTTCTCTTTCCAGACGAAGACAAATAAGCAAGCTGCGCGGAATTGAGAACCAAATTAAAGACGGTACAATGCCCTTACCTGCATACCGCTTGCTGCATAAACAGGCGCAGCTTACTACAGAACAGAAAAAATTGTTAATTAACTGGTTTCGAGAAACAAGAGACAGCATTTCTCTTAACAAATAA
- a CDS encoding multicopper oxidase domain-containing protein: MKKTNIILIFISMVSINIYSQSAPTSSRRTVRYDLYIADTTVTLGKNKTSAIAVNGTIPMPTLTFTEGDTAEIWVYNNLDEETALHWHGLFLPNRYDGVANLTQTPIKPHSTYLYKFPIIQHGTHWYHSHFKLQEQIGMYGAFIILKRNDEPDIPTLNVVLSEWTDMNPEEVNRSLKSATDWFTIEKGSTQSYGEALIRGHFVTKLTNEWKRMTAMDVSDIYYDNFLINGKNQSEEPQFKAGDKVRLRIANAGASDYFWLTYSGGKITVVATDGNDVEPVEVDRLIIAVSETYDVIVTIPDNKSYEILATPEDRTGSASLWLGSGEKVPAAKLPKLKYFEGMKMMNDMMDMNGNIIEMEGMNMQNQVMDMNTVMYPEISGPENAEDTIKNEDMQGMKMGEENSHIVTLNYEMLRSPEKTTLPKGTWRELKFDLTGTMNRYVWTMDNKTISESDKILIKKGENLRIILFNNSMMRHPMHLHGHDFRLLNSQGEYAPMKNIIDIMPMERDTIEFAASESGGDWFFHCHILYHMMAGMGRIFSYKDSPQNPALLDPENDFQNFLNDHGGEFYLMGRAGVESNGSDGEINYAGTRWELQTLWHLGYKDTRGYEGEANFGRYLGKMQWLFPYIGFDYHYKKASQEKNLFGQVSNKNDRKAFAAGVQYTLPMLVIADGRVDSDGKFRFQLSREDISITSRLRLNFMANTDKEYMAGFRYIVTKYFSFSTHYDSDMGYGAGITLTY; this comes from the coding sequence ATGAAAAAAACAAATATCATTTTGATCTTTATCTCGATGGTTTCTATAAATATCTATTCTCAATCTGCCCCGACTTCTTCGAGGAGAACCGTTAGGTACGATTTATACATTGCCGATACTACAGTTACTTTAGGAAAAAATAAAACAAGTGCTATTGCTGTAAATGGAACTATTCCGATGCCTACATTAACATTCACTGAAGGTGACACAGCAGAGATTTGGGTATATAATAATTTAGACGAGGAAACAGCTCTGCACTGGCATGGTCTCTTTCTACCTAACAGGTACGATGGCGTGGCTAATCTTACACAAACACCAATTAAACCTCATTCAACATATTTGTATAAATTCCCTATTATTCAGCACGGCACGCATTGGTATCACAGTCATTTTAAGCTGCAGGAACAAATTGGTATGTACGGCGCTTTTATAATACTTAAAAGAAATGATGAACCGGATATTCCAACGCTAAATGTGGTATTAAGTGAGTGGACTGACATGAATCCTGAGGAAGTTAATCGAAGTTTAAAATCTGCCACAGATTGGTTTACAATAGAAAAAGGTTCTACCCAAAGTTATGGTGAAGCATTAATCCGTGGACATTTCGTAACGAAGCTAACTAATGAATGGAAACGAATGACAGCTATGGATGTAAGCGATATTTATTATGATAACTTTTTGATAAACGGGAAGAACCAAAGTGAAGAGCCTCAATTTAAGGCAGGAGACAAGGTGCGGCTGCGTATAGCCAACGCCGGCGCATCTGATTATTTCTGGCTAACATACTCGGGCGGTAAAATAACTGTAGTGGCAACTGATGGCAATGATGTTGAACCGGTTGAAGTTGACCGGCTTATCATCGCTGTTTCAGAGACCTACGATGTTATTGTTACAATTCCTGATAACAAGAGTTACGAAATTTTAGCAACTCCGGAAGACCGAACCGGATCAGCTTCGTTATGGTTAGGCAGCGGAGAAAAAGTACCGGCGGCAAAATTACCTAAACTAAAATACTTTGAAGGAATGAAAATGATGAACGATATGATGGATATGAACGGCAACATCATTGAAATGGAAGGAATGAATATGCAGAACCAGGTAATGGATATGAATACCGTTATGTACCCCGAAATATCTGGTCCTGAAAATGCTGAAGATACTATCAAGAATGAAGACATGCAAGGGATGAAAATGGGTGAAGAGAATTCACATATTGTAACTCTTAATTATGAGATGCTTCGCTCCCCTGAAAAAACTACTTTACCTAAAGGAACCTGGAGAGAATTAAAATTTGATTTGACGGGAACTATGAATCGCTATGTGTGGACGATGGATAATAAGACTATTTCGGAAAGCGATAAGATTCTAATTAAGAAAGGAGAAAACCTAAGAATCATTCTTTTCAACAATAGTATGATGCGTCACCCGATGCATTTGCACGGTCATGATTTTAGATTGCTTAATAGTCAAGGTGAATACGCTCCTATGAAAAACATCATAGACATTATGCCAATGGAGCGGGATACAATTGAGTTCGCGGCTTCCGAGTCTGGTGGTGATTGGTTCTTTCACTGTCATATTCTTTACCACATGATGGCAGGAATGGGCAGAATTTTCAGTTACAAAGATTCTCCACAAAATCCTGCTTTACTTGATCCCGAAAATGATTTTCAAAATTTCCTTAACGATCACGGTGGTGAATTTTACCTAATGGGACGCGCAGGAGTAGAAAGCAACGGAAGCGATGGTGAAATAAACTATGCCGGAACCCGTTGGGAGTTGCAAACATTATGGCATTTAGGTTATAAGGATACGCGAGGTTATGAGGGTGAAGCTAACTTCGGACGCTATCTTGGCAAGATGCAGTGGCTATTCCCTTATATAGGATTCGACTATCATTATAAAAAGGCTTCTCAGGAAAAGAACTTGTTCGGCCAGGTAAGCAACAAAAATGATAGAAAAGCATTTGCAGCCGGAGTGCAATATACACTACCAATGCTTGTAATTGCCGATGGAAGAGTTGATTCAGACGGTAAATTTCGTTTCCAACTTAGCAGAGAAGATATTTCCATTACGAGCCGTTTGCGTCTAAATTTTATGGCAAATACCGACAAAGAATATATGGCTGGCTTTAGATATATTGTTACCAAATATTTTTCCTTTTCAACACATTATGACAGCGATATGGGTTATGGTGCTGGCATAACACTGACTTATTAA
- a CDS encoding trypsin-like peptidase domain-containing protein: MSSNSNTKLNKAYLLIIFLAALLGATVGGFAVYWITSSDSTNQAFQNDDKVKLFPQHIESLPIVDIETAVTRAVEKVSPVVVTVINNLTEVRRGFFDSQRMQQKGSGSGVIVSEDGYIITNNHVVEGFNSLEVILSDGKTLPAEFIGGDKFADIAVIKVDGNWNNFAQLGNSDILKPGETVIAMGSPLGEFQNTVTVGVVSALGRAIETSQQFSMEDLIQTDAAINRGNSGGPLVNLAGQVVGINTLIVRGSGYSGDIAEGLGFSIASNTVDAVAKQLIAQGYVARPYLGINWLPVNPQLSYRYSLPVEWGVYISEISKSSPAYKGGLRIGDIITQIADEEINEKNPFINILLKHKPGEKVKVKYYRDDDEKTSVVTLGKAEK; this comes from the coding sequence ATGTCAAGCAACTCGAATACAAAACTAAACAAAGCTTACTTATTAATTATTTTCTTAGCTGCACTGCTAGGAGCAACGGTCGGCGGTTTTGCCGTTTACTGGATTACTTCGTCAGACTCGACAAACCAAGCTTTTCAAAACGATGACAAAGTAAAACTGTTTCCCCAACACATAGAGTCACTTCCAATAGTTGATATTGAAACTGCAGTAACTCGTGCTGTTGAAAAAGTGAGTCCGGTTGTTGTTACAGTAATAAATAATTTGACTGAGGTAAGAAGAGGATTCTTTGACAGTCAGAGAATGCAACAGAAGGGTTCAGGATCTGGTGTTATCGTATCTGAAGATGGATACATAATTACAAACAATCACGTGGTTGAAGGTTTTAATTCCCTTGAAGTAATATTAAGCGATGGCAAAACTCTTCCCGCCGAATTTATCGGCGGAGATAAATTCGCCGATATTGCAGTTATTAAAGTTGACGGTAATTGGAATAATTTTGCTCAATTAGGCAACTCTGACATACTTAAGCCCGGTGAAACTGTAATTGCAATGGGTTCTCCACTCGGTGAGTTTCAAAATACTGTTACTGTAGGCGTAGTAAGTGCACTTGGCAGAGCAATCGAAACATCACAACAATTTTCGATGGAAGATTTAATTCAAACTGATGCTGCAATAAACCGCGGCAACTCCGGCGGACCTCTGGTAAATTTAGCCGGGCAGGTTGTTGGTATAAATACTTTAATTGTTAGAGGCAGCGGTTATTCCGGGGATATCGCTGAAGGGCTTGGTTTTTCTATAGCATCCAATACTGTTGATGCTGTGGCTAAGCAGCTTATAGCGCAAGGTTATGTAGCAAGACCTTACCTCGGAATAAACTGGCTGCCAGTAAATCCGCAACTATCTTACAGATATTCTCTGCCGGTAGAATGGGGCGTTTATATTTCTGAAATCAGCAAGAGTTCACCCGCTTATAAAGGCGGACTAAGAATTGGCGATATAATCACTCAAATTGCTGATGAAGAAATAAACGAAAAGAATCCTTTCATTAATATTTTGTTAAAACACAAACCGGGTGAAAAAGTAAAAGTAAAGTATTACAGGGATGATGATGAAAAAACTTCGGTGGTAACTTTAGGCAAGGCGGAGAAATGA
- a CDS encoding MFS transporter, which produces MNKNLFYIYLSIFLVYVGYGLTLPLLPFFVERMSSIVMNQETVSLHVGMITGVFALMQVLFAPLWGKLSDTIGRKPLFSIGLIGTALSIFIFGISSNLYWLYSSRIIGGIFSAAVIPVASSYVSDLSPIENRGKVLAWIGGASAIGATVGPAASSFLSNINLPVYSVSNFSFDEFSIPFTSISILLGFNLFLIKQLPEISNVDSSGFIVSIPQNEKISIVSIVKSIRFLLILSFVSQYSLMLFEATFSLHAKYLINYGTLELGIIYSFCGGIMGIAQSFFIGHLIDKKGEKVLMPFGFLLTAIGIISLMVFENLFLIILSVTILSIGISSITPSLSSLISKRFPQNTGSALGVQNSVDNLGKGIGAILGGILFALNIHLPFLSAGLLLLIIAAGLFGKYHYSEPESDSY; this is translated from the coding sequence ATGAATAAAAATCTTTTCTATATCTACCTCTCAATTTTTTTGGTTTATGTGGGATACGGATTAACCCTTCCACTGCTTCCTTTCTTTGTTGAAAGAATGTCATCAATAGTAATGAACCAGGAAACTGTTTCATTACACGTTGGAATGATAACCGGCGTATTTGCGCTGATGCAGGTTTTGTTTGCACCTCTTTGGGGAAAGCTTTCGGATACTATAGGAAGAAAGCCGTTGTTTTCTATCGGCTTAATTGGTACTGCATTATCAATCTTTATTTTTGGAATAAGCAGCAATTTATACTGGCTTTATTCTTCAAGAATAATTGGAGGAATATTTTCAGCAGCAGTAATTCCGGTTGCAAGCTCTTATGTATCCGATTTGTCTCCAATAGAAAACAGAGGGAAAGTGTTAGCGTGGATTGGAGGTGCAAGTGCAATTGGTGCAACTGTTGGGCCAGCAGCATCATCTTTTCTTTCCAATATTAATTTACCGGTCTATTCTGTTTCTAATTTTTCTTTTGATGAATTCTCTATTCCGTTTACTTCAATATCAATACTGTTGGGCTTTAATTTATTTTTAATAAAACAATTACCGGAAATTTCAAACGTAGATTCTTCAGGTTTTATCGTTTCAATTCCTCAAAATGAAAAGATTAGCATTGTTAGTATTGTTAAGAGTATACGATTTCTTTTAATCCTTTCGTTTGTAAGCCAGTATTCGTTAATGTTGTTTGAAGCAACTTTTTCACTGCACGCAAAATATTTAATTAACTACGGCACACTGGAGCTTGGAATAATATATTCTTTTTGCGGCGGGATAATGGGAATAGCTCAAAGTTTTTTTATAGGACACTTAATTGATAAAAAAGGAGAGAAAGTTTTGATGCCGTTTGGCTTTTTACTAACTGCCATTGGAATTATTTCTCTTATGGTATTTGAAAATTTATTTCTAATCATATTAAGTGTTACGATACTTTCAATTGGAATTTCTTCAATAACTCCTTCGCTTTCTTCGCTAATCTCAAAAAGATTTCCTCAAAATACAGGTTCTGCTTTAGGCGTTCAGAATTCTGTTGATAATCTTGGCAAGGGAATCGGAGCAATTCTGGGGGGGATACTTTTTGCATTAAATATTCATTTGCCGTTTTTATCTGCCGGGTTGCTGCTGCTGATAATTGCTGCCGGTTTATTTGGAAAGTATCATTACTCCGAACCCGAATCGGATTCCTATTAA
- a CDS encoding heavy metal translocating P-type ATPase, with product MAHDPVCGMEVKVPSEYYIDLDGKRYEFCSENCQNKFALDPNIYIEKMNKVEPTYRTTSDGIEKLTLPINGLHCTSCVNTIEREVKKLPGVRVARVNYATEMAHVEYMNGETSTEAIIGAIKKAGYQTGQSTLKIGIRGMYCGSCVSKIEKELKQKSGVISASVDLGTESAIIKYVPGLIQLDDLKDVIEKLGYETYPIQGFKQEKKTIEKETKGKVEESADENQLAREKEYKTLMRKFIFAAILSLPVILFSYPDLWGLPEQFQKGTELLTYIWLGMAFLSLPVMFWSGSQFYSGAWAAFKNRSANMHTLIATGISAAWLYSAVAVLFPEIFPSEQLADVFFDVVFVVVALVVLGMALEIRAKGKSSEAIKKLIGLQAKTARVQRNGKETDIPIEEVVLDDIIIVRPGEKIPVDGEIVDGSSTVDESMITGESIPVEKHIGDEVIGASINKTGSFKFKATKVGKDTALAQIIQMVEQAQSSKAPIQRIVDNVSGYFVPAVIILAILSFVTWYVFGPVPQIIYALIVFVTVLVIACPCALGLATPISLMVGVGKGAENGILIRSGEALETAQKLDSIVLDKTGTITQGKPSLTNVITSNGFKEDEVLALSASVERSSEHPLAEAIVRGAEDKNLTLNDPKEFNAVPGHGVEANVDGRKVLLGNLKMMNKFSIQLNGLEEQSRRLADEGKTPMFVSIDNKAAGIIAVADIIKPDSKEAIAQLKKLGLEVVMITGDNSRTANAIGKQVGIDRVLAEVLPEDKAFNVQKLQNEGKKVAMVGDGINDAPALAQADIGLAIGTGTDVAIEASDITLIKGSLKGVVLAIQLSKATMKNIKENLFGAFFYNGLGIPIAAGLLYPFFGLLLSPLIAGAAMAFSSVTVVTNANRLRRFKPKLK from the coding sequence ATGGCACACGATCCGGTTTGCGGAATGGAAGTGAAAGTACCCTCGGAATATTATATTGATTTGGATGGTAAACGATATGAGTTCTGTTCTGAAAATTGCCAGAATAAATTTGCCCTCGATCCGAACATTTACATTGAAAAAATGAATAAAGTTGAACCAACGTACAGAACAACTAGTGATGGAATAGAGAAACTTACTTTACCAATAAATGGTTTACACTGTACTTCGTGTGTAAATACAATTGAAAGAGAAGTAAAGAAACTGCCTGGTGTTAGAGTAGCTCGTGTTAATTATGCAACAGAGATGGCACACGTTGAATATATGAACGGTGAAACAAGTACCGAAGCGATAATCGGGGCAATTAAAAAAGCCGGCTATCAGACAGGACAGTCAACTCTGAAGATAGGAATAAGAGGAATGTATTGCGGATCGTGTGTCTCTAAAATTGAAAAAGAATTGAAGCAAAAAAGTGGAGTTATTTCTGCAAGTGTTGATCTTGGAACTGAATCGGCAATTATAAAATACGTACCTGGTTTAATACAACTTGACGATTTAAAAGATGTAATTGAAAAACTCGGCTATGAAACTTATCCCATTCAAGGGTTCAAACAAGAAAAGAAAACTATAGAAAAAGAAACTAAAGGAAAGGTTGAAGAATCGGCTGATGAAAACCAGCTTGCACGCGAAAAAGAATATAAAACTTTGATGAGGAAATTTATTTTTGCTGCAATTCTTTCCTTGCCTGTTATCCTTTTCAGTTATCCTGATTTATGGGGCTTACCAGAACAATTCCAAAAAGGAACGGAACTGTTGACATATATCTGGTTAGGAATGGCTTTCCTGAGCCTGCCGGTAATGTTCTGGTCTGGTTCCCAGTTTTATTCCGGAGCTTGGGCAGCTTTTAAAAACCGTTCAGCAAATATGCACACATTAATTGCAACCGGAATTTCTGCCGCTTGGCTCTATTCTGCAGTTGCTGTTTTATTTCCGGAAATTTTTCCTTCCGAACAATTAGCTGATGTATTTTTTGATGTTGTGTTTGTCGTTGTGGCTTTGGTTGTTCTTGGGATGGCACTAGAAATTCGAGCTAAAGGAAAAAGTTCCGAAGCGATTAAAAAGTTAATTGGGCTTCAGGCAAAGACCGCTAGGGTTCAGCGAAATGGAAAAGAGACTGATATTCCTATTGAAGAAGTTGTTCTTGATGATATTATAATTGTAAGACCCGGCGAAAAGATTCCAGTTGACGGAGAGATTGTAGATGGCTCTTCCACAGTTGATGAGTCAATGATTACTGGAGAATCTATTCCGGTTGAAAAGCACATTGGTGATGAGGTAATTGGTGCATCTATAAACAAAACCGGTTCATTCAAATTTAAGGCAACAAAAGTTGGTAAAGATACAGCACTCGCACAGATTATTCAGATGGTTGAACAGGCACAAAGCTCTAAAGCGCCAATACAAAGAATTGTGGATAATGTTTCGGGTTATTTTGTTCCTGCAGTAATTATTTTGGCAATTCTTTCATTTGTCACCTGGTATGTATTTGGTCCGGTTCCTCAAATAATTTATGCTTTGATTGTTTTTGTTACAGTGCTTGTAATTGCCTGCCCGTGTGCTCTTGGTTTGGCAACACCGATTTCTTTAATGGTTGGAGTTGGCAAAGGTGCTGAAAACGGAATTTTAATCAGAAGTGGTGAAGCTTTGGAAACTGCACAAAAATTAGATTCAATAGTTTTAGATAAAACCGGAACAATTACTCAAGGTAAACCATCGCTCACTAATGTAATAACTTCAAATGGCTTTAAGGAAGATGAAGTGTTAGCACTTAGTGCAAGTGTTGAGAGATCTTCGGAACATCCATTGGCAGAGGCAATTGTAAGAGGTGCTGAGGATAAAAATCTAACCCTTAATGATCCGAAAGAATTTAACGCAGTTCCAGGTCACGGCGTTGAAGCAAATGTTGATGGAAGGAAAGTGCTTCTTGGGAATCTTAAGATGATGAATAAATTTTCTATACAACTTAACGGCTTGGAAGAACAAAGCCGTAGGCTTGCTGATGAAGGAAAGACACCGATGTTTGTTTCGATTGATAATAAAGCTGCCGGTATAATTGCTGTTGCAGATATTATTAAACCGGATTCAAAAGAGGCAATTGCTCAACTTAAAAAACTTGGTTTGGAAGTAGTAATGATCACAGGAGACAACAGCAGAACAGCAAATGCAATTGGAAAACAAGTAGGTATTGATAGAGTTCTTGCAGAAGTTCTTCCGGAAGACAAAGCATTTAATGTGCAGAAGCTTCAGAATGAAGGAAAGAAAGTTGCAATGGTTGGTGATGGAATTAACGATGCACCAGCATTAGCTCAGGCAGATATTGGATTAGCTATAGGAACCGGAACTGATGTGGCAATAGAAGCTTCTGATATAACATTAATTAAAGGAAGTCTTAAAGGTGTTGTATTGGCTATCCAGCTTTCAAAAGCTACAATGAAAAACATTAAAGAAAATTTATTCGGTGCATTCTTTTACAATGGACTCGGAATTCCAATTGCTGCCGGATTACTTTATCCCTTCTTTGGATTATTACTTTCACCACTAATTGCCGGTGCTGCAATGGCATTTAGTTCTGTAACTGTTGTAACCAATGCGAATCGTTTAAGAAGATTTAAACCAAAATTGAAATAA
- a CDS encoding cupredoxin domain-containing protein, whose amino-acid sequence MVLDQILVIIGGLALSTWVAWYFWFSEKEAVKIQAAAGGIQEAVIKVKGGYTPDVLIFEAGKPIKLNFVREETAACTEEVIFSDLNKRATLTPFKTIPVELTIDKPGEYGFQCGMGMVKGKLIVQ is encoded by the coding sequence ATGGTACTCGATCAAATATTAGTAATTATTGGAGGGCTTGCATTATCCACTTGGGTAGCGTGGTACTTCTGGTTCTCTGAAAAAGAAGCTGTAAAAATTCAAGCTGCCGCAGGAGGAATACAGGAAGCAGTGATAAAAGTTAAAGGCGGTTACACACCGGATGTTCTGATATTCGAAGCCGGTAAACCTATTAAATTAAATTTTGTAAGAGAAGAAACCGCTGCCTGCACAGAAGAGGTTATTTTTTCAGATTTAAATAAAAGGGCAACGCTAACTCCATTTAAAACTATTCCTGTCGAATTAACAATTGATAAACCGGGCGAATACGGTTTTCAATGCGGGATGGGAATGGTAAAAGGGAAATTGATAGTGCAATAA
- a CDS encoding YHS domain-containing protein, with amino-acid sequence MNQENFIRDVVCGMYLITTEGCKVSEVNGEKYYFCCDTCKAEFDKNMNKYIDNIPQNKKGEKDSDKVEWERDPVCGERIKINDAKGISIYKNEKYYFCCVTCKKVFDNNPSVYADKEEGYFDPNNPNDFLDGSFRIL; translated from the coding sequence GTGAATCAGGAAAATTTTATTCGTGATGTAGTTTGTGGAATGTACTTAATAACTACTGAAGGATGTAAAGTTAGTGAAGTCAATGGGGAGAAATATTATTTCTGCTGTGATACTTGTAAGGCAGAGTTCGATAAAAATATGAATAAGTATATTGATAACATTCCACAAAACAAAAAGGGTGAGAAGGATTCTGATAAAGTTGAATGGGAAAGAGACCCTGTTTGTGGTGAGAGAATTAAAATAAATGATGCAAAAGGTATAAGTATCTATAAGAACGAGAAATATTATTTCTGCTGCGTAACCTGCAAAAAAGTTTTCGATAATAATCCTTCTGTTTATGCTGACAAAGAAGAAGGATATTTTGATCCAAATAATCCAAATGATTTCTTAGATGGAAGCTTTAGGATACTTTAA